The Toxorhynchites rutilus septentrionalis strain SRP chromosome 3, ASM2978413v1, whole genome shotgun sequence genome includes a region encoding these proteins:
- the LOC129772856 gene encoding protein ultraspiracle isoform X2, producing MGPLSPQDMKPDLKPDISLLNGSVGPFSPGNNCGPASPGAFNQQVAVALQQQQQQQQQNVNSQQHNSGGGGGGGGGPTTPTNMSQQYPPNHPLSGSKHLCSICGDRASGKHYGVYSCEGCKGFFKRTVRKDLSYACREDKNCTIDKRQRNRCQYCRYQKCLACGMKREAVQEERQRSSKFSIKSEEINSTSSVRDVTIERIHEAEQLSEQKSGDNAIPYLRVGSNSMIPPEYKGAVSHLCQMVNKQIYQLIDFARRMPNFTNLHRDDQVMLLRCGWNEMLIAAVAWRSMEYIETERSQDGSRVSVRQPQLMCLGPNFTLHRNSAQQAGVDTLFDRILCELGIKMKRLDVTRAELGVLKGIILFNPDIRGLKSQKEIDHMREKIYACLDEYCKQQHPSEEGRFAQLLLRLPALRSISLKCLDHLNFIRLLSDKHLDNFIVEMLDTPM from the exons ATGGGTCCACTCTCCCCACAGGACATGAAACCCGATCTTAAACCGGACATTTCGCTACTGAACGGAAGCGTAGGCCCATTTTCACCCGGCAACAATTGCGGCCCGGCTAGTCCCGGAGCGTTCAATCAACAAGTTGCAGTAGCCctccagcagcaacagcaacagcagcagcaaaatgTCAACAGTCAACAGCACAATTCCGGGGGAGGCGGCGGTGGCGGTGGAGGTCCCACAACGCCCACCAACATGAGTCAACAGTATCCGCCTAATCACCCACTCAGCGGCTCCAAGCATCTCTGTTCGATTTGTGGCGATCGAGCCAGCGGAAAACACTACGGTGTCTATAG CTGCGAAGGATGCAAAGGATTCTTCAAACGGACGGTGCGGAAAGACCTATCGTACGCCTGCCGGGAGGACAAGAACTGCACGATAGATAAACGCCAAAGAAATCGCTGTCAGTACTGTCGGTATCAGAAGTGTTTGGCTTGTGGTATGAAACGGGAAGCCGTTCAAGAGGAGCGGCAGCGAAGTTCGAAGTTTTCCATCAAG AGCGAAGAAATCAACTCGACCAGTTCGGTGCGTGATGTTACCATCGAACGGATCCATGAGGCTGAGCAGCTGAGCGAGCAAAAAAGTGGTGATAACGCGATCCCGTATCTCCGGGTCGGGTCCAACTCAATGATTCCACCAGAGTACAAA GGTGCCGTTTCACATCTCTGCCAGATGGTGAACAAACAAATCTACCAGCTGATAGATTTTGCTAGGCGAATGCCTAACTTTACCAACCTCCATCGGGACGATCAAGTGATGCTGCTGCGGTGCGGCTGGAATGAGATGCTAATTGCTGCGGTCGCCTGGAGGAGTATGGAG TATATCGAAACCGAACGTTCGCAGGATGGCAGTCGGGTATCGGTTAGGCAGCCGCAATTGATGTGTCTAGGTCCAAATTTTACCCTGCATCGAAATAGTGCCCAGCAGGCTGGGGTGGATACGCTGTTCGATCGTATCCTTTGCGAGCTCGGTATCAAAATGAAGAGACTGGACGTAACACGAGCGGAGCTCGGCGTTCTGAAGGGCATTATACTGTTCAATCCTG ACATCCGAGGGTTGAAAAGTCAAAAAGAAATCGACCACATGCGGGAGAAAATCTACGCCTGCCTGGACGAGTACTGCAAGCAGCAGCATCCTTCCGAGGAGGGTAGGTTCGCGCAGCTGCTGCTGAGGCTACCTGCGCTGCGTTCGATCAGTCTCAAGTGTCTCGACCATCTGAACTTCATCCGATTGCTCAGTGACAAACATTTGGACAACTTCATTGTCGAAATGTTGGACACACCGATGTAA
- the LOC129772856 gene encoding protein ultraspiracle homolog isoform X1, with protein sequence MLKKDKPMLSVAAIIQAQGRWDRTLPLAGLAGFDAALVGHMGPLSPQDMKPDLKPDISLLNGSVGPFSPGNNCGPASPGAFNQQVAVALQQQQQQQQQNVNSQQHNSGGGGGGGGGPTTPTNMSQQYPPNHPLSGSKHLCSICGDRASGKHYGVYSCEGCKGFFKRTVRKDLSYACREDKNCTIDKRQRNRCQYCRYQKCLACGMKREAVQEERQRSSKFSIKSEEINSTSSVRDVTIERIHEAEQLSEQKSGDNAIPYLRVGSNSMIPPEYKGAVSHLCQMVNKQIYQLIDFARRMPNFTNLHRDDQVMLLRCGWNEMLIAAVAWRSMEYIETERSQDGSRVSVRQPQLMCLGPNFTLHRNSAQQAGVDTLFDRILCELGIKMKRLDVTRAELGVLKGIILFNPDIRGLKSQKEIDHMREKIYACLDEYCKQQHPSEEGRFAQLLLRLPALRSISLKCLDHLNFIRLLSDKHLDNFIVEMLDTPM encoded by the exons GATTCGACGCCGCCCTCGTTGGTCACATGGGTCCACTCTCCCCACAGGACATGAAACCCGATCTTAAACCGGACATTTCGCTACTGAACGGAAGCGTAGGCCCATTTTCACCCGGCAACAATTGCGGCCCGGCTAGTCCCGGAGCGTTCAATCAACAAGTTGCAGTAGCCctccagcagcaacagcaacagcagcagcaaaatgTCAACAGTCAACAGCACAATTCCGGGGGAGGCGGCGGTGGCGGTGGAGGTCCCACAACGCCCACCAACATGAGTCAACAGTATCCGCCTAATCACCCACTCAGCGGCTCCAAGCATCTCTGTTCGATTTGTGGCGATCGAGCCAGCGGAAAACACTACGGTGTCTATAG CTGCGAAGGATGCAAAGGATTCTTCAAACGGACGGTGCGGAAAGACCTATCGTACGCCTGCCGGGAGGACAAGAACTGCACGATAGATAAACGCCAAAGAAATCGCTGTCAGTACTGTCGGTATCAGAAGTGTTTGGCTTGTGGTATGAAACGGGAAGCCGTTCAAGAGGAGCGGCAGCGAAGTTCGAAGTTTTCCATCAAG AGCGAAGAAATCAACTCGACCAGTTCGGTGCGTGATGTTACCATCGAACGGATCCATGAGGCTGAGCAGCTGAGCGAGCAAAAAAGTGGTGATAACGCGATCCCGTATCTCCGGGTCGGGTCCAACTCAATGATTCCACCAGAGTACAAA GGTGCCGTTTCACATCTCTGCCAGATGGTGAACAAACAAATCTACCAGCTGATAGATTTTGCTAGGCGAATGCCTAACTTTACCAACCTCCATCGGGACGATCAAGTGATGCTGCTGCGGTGCGGCTGGAATGAGATGCTAATTGCTGCGGTCGCCTGGAGGAGTATGGAG TATATCGAAACCGAACGTTCGCAGGATGGCAGTCGGGTATCGGTTAGGCAGCCGCAATTGATGTGTCTAGGTCCAAATTTTACCCTGCATCGAAATAGTGCCCAGCAGGCTGGGGTGGATACGCTGTTCGATCGTATCCTTTGCGAGCTCGGTATCAAAATGAAGAGACTGGACGTAACACGAGCGGAGCTCGGCGTTCTGAAGGGCATTATACTGTTCAATCCTG ACATCCGAGGGTTGAAAAGTCAAAAAGAAATCGACCACATGCGGGAGAAAATCTACGCCTGCCTGGACGAGTACTGCAAGCAGCAGCATCCTTCCGAGGAGGGTAGGTTCGCGCAGCTGCTGCTGAGGCTACCTGCGCTGCGTTCGATCAGTCTCAAGTGTCTCGACCATCTGAACTTCATCCGATTGCTCAGTGACAAACATTTGGACAACTTCATTGTCGAAATGTTGGACACACCGATGTAA